The genomic segment AGGTTTTAAATTACTGGTAAATCAGCTTAGAAAAAAAGACAGTGTTTCCATTGCAGTATATGCAGGGGCAGCAGGGCTTGTACTTCCCCCTACCCCTGGAAATGAAAAAACCTCCATACTGGGTGCAATTGAAAAACTTGAGGCAGGCGGTTCAACAGCAGGGGCACAAGGCATTGAACTTGCTTATAAAACTGCAAAAGACAATTATATTGAAAACGGCAATAACCGGGTTATTCTTGCAACAGACGGGGATTTTAATCTAGGCATCTCGTCTGATGGTGAACTTGTAAGACTGATTGAAGAAAAAAGAAAACAGGGAATTTTTTTGAGTGTACTTGGTTTTGGCACCGGCAACATCAAAGATTCAAAAATGGAACAACTGGCAGACAAGGGCAATGGTAATTATGCTTATATAGATTCCCTGCTTGAAGCTAAAAAAGTACTGGTAAAAGAGATGGGGGCAACATTATTCACCATTGCCAAGGATGTAAAAATACAAATTGAGTTCAACCCTGCAAAGGTTAAAGCATACCGCCTGATAGGATATGAAAACAGACTTCTTAATAAAGAGGACTTTAATGATGATAAAAAAGATGCAGGTGAACTGGGAGCAGGCCATACGGTTACAGCATTATATGAAGTGATTCCTGATGAATCAAAAGAGGAAATCCCCGGGGTTGATGATTTGAAATACCAGGAAAAACAGGTATTAACAAAAAATAAAGATACAGATGAAATATTAACCTTAAAACTTAGATATAAATTACCAGGATCCGATACAAGCAGGCTGATGGTATATCCTGTTAAAGACAGGAAAACATCTATTGGCGAAGCTTCTGACAACCTGATATTTTCTTCCTTAGCTGCAGGTTTTGGCATGTTATTAAGGAAATCAGAATTTTCAGGAGATATGACTTATAAGGATATTATCAAAACTGCAAAAGCTTATAAAGGAAAAGACGAAAACGGATACAGGGCGGAATTTATCAGACTTGCAGAACAGGCGGAAATGCTGGACGAGCAATAAATATTTAAAGAAATCCCTATGATTCCAATAGACAATATTTACAAAGCAGCAGAAATAATAAAAAAAACGGTAATACGCACTCCCCTGGTATATTCCCCGACTATGAGCCGGATCTTTGGTGCTGATATATGGTTAAAGCTGGAAAACCTTCAAAAAACCGGTTCATTTAAAATTCGCGGTGCAGCATATAAAATTTTGACCAGGAAAAAGGAAATCTGCCCCGGAGGTGTTGTGGCTGCTTCAGCAGGCAACCATGCCCAGGGAGTAGCCCTGGCAGCTACCAATGCAGGGATTAAATCCACCATTGTAATGCCTGAATGGGCTTCCATAAGCAAACAGGAGGCAACCCTTTCTTATGGCGGCAAAGTAGTGCTGGCAGGTCAAAGTATTGGGGAAAGCCTGAAAAAAGCCAGGGAAATTGCAGAAAAAGGCAAAACCTTTATCCATCCTTTTGACGATCTTGACATTATTACAGGCCAGGGAACAATCGGACTGGAAATTCTTGAGGATTTGAAGGATGCAGACATGCTTTTAGTACCCATAGGAGGAGGGGGTCTTATTTCAGGGACAGCCTGTGCTGCAAAACATTTAAATCCTGGTATAAAAATCATTGGTGTCCAGGCTGCTTTTTGTCCTTCAGCTTATCAATCTTTTCTTAAAGGAAACATAAGCCTGGTAAAATCCCGATTATCCATTGCTGACGGCATAAATGTCAGGCAGACAGGCAGGCTGAATTTTCAAATTATTAAAAAATATATTGATGATATTGTGCTGGTAAAAGAAGAACATATTGCAGCTGCCATTCTTATGCTGCTGGAGCGGAAAAAAATCCTGGCTGAAGGCGCAGGAGCTGTTCCCCTGGCAGCCTTGATAAACCGGGCTGTTAAAATTCATCCAAATACAAAAATAGTTTTAATAATAAGCGGCGGCAATGTGGACAGCCCCCTTGTAGGAAGAATTATACAAAAGGGATTGTTAAAAAATGGAAGGCTTATGCGGGTAAAGCTTCATTTAAATGATATTCCAGGATCCCTTTCAAACCTGCTTTCACTTATTGCCGGGTTAAAAGCAAATATACTTCATATTTACCATGACAGGCATATCCAGGATATGGCATTAAATATGACTTATGTAGAACTTGAACTTGAAACCCGGGGACATGACCATATTAATGAAATCCAGGAAAGTTTAAACAATTCTGGTTATAAGTCAGTATAAAACATAAAAATCAGTAATCATAAAGGAATAATAATGGGTATAGCAGATTTCATAAGGCCAAAATGGAAACACAGCAATCCTGAAATCCGTCTTAAAGCAGTTAAAGAAATGGATATATCTTCAACAGATCGTCTGGAAAATATTGCTGCTAATGACCCTGATTCTCAAGTGCGCATAGAAGCCATTCAAAAAATAAGCAGTGAAAAGGTATTGCTTGATCTGCATGACCGTGCTTTTGGTCAAAGTGATTCTCCTGTTGCTGAAGCAGCAAAAAACCGTTTAAATACAATATACTACCATAATATTTTACAAACCAGTGATACAGGGATTCAAACAGCTTGTATAGACAAGATTAATGATGAAAAGGTTCTTGCTTCTCTTGCCTGTGAGATTGAAGATATTGATGTCCGTACACTTGCTGCAAAAAAGATATATAATCCAGACCTGCTTTGCCAGATAACAGAAAATAACTGCGGGCTGAAAACCGGAACAGCTATTGTTGATAAATTATCTGAAATAGAACATCTTACAAGGATTGCCCAGAACGCCAGTAATAAAAAAGTAAAAAAACATGCTCAAAATAAACTGGATGCAATTTATGAAGAACGTAACCGTCCTGCACCTGAAGATATTAAAAATGCTGAAATAAAAGAAATATGTGAACAGATTGCAAATATAAACAAATCTGAAATCAGCTTTGAAACTGAAAAGCTTTTATCAGAAATTGATGCAAAATGGGAAGCATTATCACCTGACAGCAGCCATGAACTCAGCACTTGTTTTAAAAAAGCAAGGCTGGAAATAGAGGAAAAACTAAAACATCTTCATAAAGCTGAACAAATAAAAGAAAATCTTGAATCAATATGCAGCATGGCTGAGAGTTTAAGCACCAATATATCTGACAATACGGAAAAAAATATAGATGAACTTGAAAAAAGCTGGGCAGAACAAGAAAAAGACCTTATTTTAGAAACAGTCAGGACTGACTTGCAGCAGCGATTTGACAATGCCTGTAAAAATTTTTTGCAAAAGCGTGAAAAACATATTCAGGAAACAGCAGCTTTCCAGGAAAAAATTGAACACCTGAAATCCCTTTGCACCCAGGCTTCAGACCTGGCTGAAAAACCAGACCCGGCTCTTGATCTTCAGGAAACTGATAAAAAGATAAATCTTCTGAAAGAACAATGGCATAAATCTTTTTTTGACCATTTTGAAACAAGGCAGTTACAGGAAAATTTTGAAAAAGCTCTGGATGCTGTTAAAGAAAACCAGGAAAATTTTGAAAAAACACGGAAACAGGAACAGGCTGCCCAGGAAAAACAGCTTGTAAAATTATGTGAAACTGCAGAATCTGCTGTGAATGAAGAAGAACGTTTGGGACTTGAACAAAAGATCAGGGCTGTTCAGCAGGAATGGAAAGAAACCGGCGATCTGGTTCCAGAAATCAAAGAAGCCCTGTTCCCCAGATTTAGAGATGCTTGTGATAATTTTTTTATAAAACAGAGAGAATACTGGGAATATCTTGAGTGGGAAAGATGGGCAAATCTTAATCAAAAAGAAGAATTATGTAAAATAATTGAACTTCTTGCCCAGACAGATAAAATACAGGGAACTGCCAAAATTACCCGTGAAGCTCAAAGCAGATGGAAAGAAATCGGGCCTGTATCAAAGGATAAATCAGAAGCAGTATGGAACCGGTTCAGCCTGGCTTGTGATAAGGTTTTCCAGAGATGCCTTGATTATAAAAAAGAGCTTTATAATCAGCTTTCCAATATTCTGGAATCCTGTAAACAAGATCAGGATAATATAAACTGGACTCAAACATCAGAAACAATAAAAGAAATTCAATCAGAATGGAATGCTGTGGGAACCCTTCCCTTAGCTCTTGAAAAGGATTTACGCCAGAATTTCCAGGAACTCTGCAATATTTTTTTTGAAGACCGCCGTGAGTTTTATCAGCAAAGGGATGAAGAACGCCTGGATAACCTGAAGATAAAAACCAAACTTTGTGAAAAAGCTGAATCCATGTCTTTTTCAGAGGACTGGAACACAACAGCCTCAAAATATAAAAATATACAGCGCCAATGGAAAGAAACAGGACCTGTTCCTAAAAACGAAGGTGATGAACTGTGGCAAAGGTTCAGGACTGCCTGCAATACATTTTTTGACAGGATGAAAGCCGGAGAACCTGAAAATTTAAGACTTAAACAGGAATTGTGCAATAAGGTTGAAGAGCTGCTTAAAGATCATATTGAAGATACAGATATGGAAAAAATAAGCAGGGAACTCATAGAACTGCAAAAACAATGGAAGGAAATAGGCCCTGTTCCCATTGAAGATGCAGATTTTATCTGGCAGAGATTTCATAAACCATGTGATGAATTTTTTGAAAAACGAAAAGAATATATAAAACAGCTTGAATCCCAGCAGGAACAAAATAAAGTATTAAAAGAAGATTTGATTGCCCGTGCTGAAATTTTGTCAGAATCAAAAGAATGGAAAGAAACAGGAGAAGAACTTAAAGAAATTCAAAAAACATGGAAGGAAATCGGGCCTTGCTCTCATAAAACAGAGCAGGAATTATGGATTCAATTTCGGAAAGCATGTGATCATTTCTTTACCAGCAGAAAGAATTTTTTTGACAAACTGGATAATGAACGCATGGAAAACCTTAAAAACAAAGAAACCCTGTGCCTTTCCCTTGAAGCACTTGCCCGTCTTGTAATCCCTGAAAGAACACTTGATACTGTTAATGCTGTTCCTTCAGCAGAACAACTCAGCATAGCCCTTGATTATAAAAATGAGATCATTGTTCCAGGAAATAATAAGGCAACATGGGACAGGGCAATGCAGAAGGTTAAAGAGATTCAAAAAAAGTGGAAAGAAATCGGGCCTGTTCCCAGCGAACAAGATGAAAATCTCTGGAAACGTTTTCGCAGTGCCGGGGATATATTTTTCAAAACCGGGCCAGATCATGAAAATCCAGACCATGAAAATCTTGAAAAAGGATAAACATAACCTGTTTACAATATTTGACAGTTAAAATACAGACAAATTAAAAATAAACCGCAAAGGAGAAAAGATAGAATTTATGAACGATTTTTTAAAAAGCCTGAGAAGTAACAGCAAAGACAAACGTTTTGACAGAAGTTCCAGAAGGCCCTACAATCCCCAGTATAATGGAAATCCCCAGTACAGATCTGACGAAGAGGTAAACGGAAATTTAAAAAGAGGTCATCTGCCTGGATCTGATAATGAAAAATTAACAAAACTGGCAGAAGGTTTTTTACCTGAAATCAAAACCTTTATGGAGAGCATTGCTGAAAATCAAAAACGAATGACAGATGCCGAGGAACGAAAAGCAGAAATGCTGGCAGAGATTGCAAAGTCCCTCCAGGCTCTGCTTAAATCAGGTATTTCCCTGCCTTTAAATCAGTTAGATCAGGTTGTTGAAAATCAAACTTTTTATGAACCAGGAAATAATCCAAAGATTGAAAATAATGATAATAACAACCCTGCTGCTCCTGACAGGGAAACAATATTAAACATTATTTTTTCCATGCGTGAAAAAGGAACAACCTTTGGAGAGATTGCATCTTTCCTGGATTCTAAAAATATTCCTACTTTTTCAAAAAAAGGAACCTGGCACGCCCAGACTATTCATAGAATTTGTAAAAAAATGAATAAGTAAACAGGAGCAGGTTTCTAAGATTTTCGGAGGCATAAATGACAAAAGATACAAATACTGCTTCAATTATTATGGCAGCAGGCAGGGGAAGCCGCATGAAATCATATGACGGCAATAAAACCCTGCTGCCCCTGATTCCCGGCAAATCTTTGTTTGAAGGGTCTTATCCTGTTCTTCTGCACATACTCAAGGCGCTTCCAGCCGGTCCAAAGGCACTGGTTGTTAATTATAAAAGTGAAGATATAAAAAAAGCAACACAGGGTTTTGACCTGACTTACTGGTGTCAGCCAAAGCTTAATGGCACCGGAGGTGCAATTCTGGCTGTTCGTGAATTTATTGAAAATCAATCATGTAACAGCCTGGCTGTTACAATGGGTGATGTGCCCTTTATAAAGGCTGGGACCTATGACAGGTTATTGGATAAGCTTGATAAACATCATTTTGTTATTTTAGGATTTGTGCCTGAAGATAAAAAAAGATACGGGGTTTTGGAAATCCAGGGAGATCAGGTTAAGAAAATTACAGAATGGAAATACTGGAAAGATTTTTCTGAAAAAGATCAAAAGGCATTAACAATATGCAACTCAGGTATTTATGCAGTCCGCAGAAAATGTCTGCTTGATTATCTGCCCGTACTGGAATCAAGACCCCAGATTGTTCATAAAGAGCGAAATGGTGAAATGGTAGCAGTTCAGGAATATTTTCTCACTGATATTGTTGAATATATGAATAAAGATAATTTATCAATAGGTTATGTGCTTACAGACAATGAAATGGAAACCATGGGTATTGACGATCCCGCATCCCTTGAAAAAGCTCAACAATGTTATAAAAAAATGCAGGGCTGCGCTTAGAAACAGCCCTGAAGTGATATGAATTCAAAATCACATAATATGGTCAATCATTTTGCTCCTGGTGCTTTTGAAACCCGCGTAAAAGTCTTTCATGAGTTAATGGCCTGTAAAATCAAAGAAATCCTTTTGATTTCTACTCCTTACGATGCATTTATCATGGAAGAAGACGGCAGTCTTACCTCAAAGATTATTCATGAATACCAGGGGCTTAATCTCAGCAGTCCCCCCAGAATTACCAAAGCTTTTTCTGCAAAAGAAGCTCTTGAAATTTTCATGCAAAAAAAATTTGACCTGGTTATTACCATGCCAGGACTTGAAGATATGGAAACATATCCACTGGTAATGGAGATAAAAAGCATAAAACCCGAACTCCCTGTTATCCTTTTGGCACACAGTCCCCAGGATATTGATCAGGATATTTCCAATACCTGTAAAATAATAGATAATGAATTTATCTGGACAGGTAACTCTGATCTGCTTCTTGCTCTTATAAAACATGTAGAAGACAGCCTTAATGTTGAGGCTGACACAAAAAACGGAATGGTCAGGGTCTTGATCCTGGTAGAAGATTCGCCTTTTTACAGATCTTTTTTCCTTCCTCTTATATACAGGGCAGTTGTAAAACAAATACGTTCTGTTCTTGAAGAAAGCCTGACTCAGGAACATCAGCTTCTGAAAATGAGGGCAAGACCCAAGATTCTTGTGGCTGAAAATTTTGAAAAAGCACTATATTTTTTTGAAAGATTCAGACCCTATGTATTTGGCATAATGTCAGATACCAGATTTCCCAAAGATTGTAAAATAACTGCTGATGCAGGGGTTCTTCTGTTATCACATATAAAAAAAGAGATTCCCCACCTGCCCCTTCTTCTCATGAGTTCTGAACCTGAAAACAAGCACAGGGCAGAGGATATCCAGGCTGTGTTTATTGATAAAAATGCCCATGATCTTTATGCCAGAATAGAAAATTTTTTCCTGAATTATCTTGGATTTGGTGATTTTGTTTTTCGCCTGCCTGATAAAACTGAAATTGGCAGAGCTTCCAACCTGCGCTCCCTTGAAAAAATTCTTTTGCAGATTCCTGATGAACCTGTTGAATACAATGCCAGGCGGCACCGCTTTTCCAACTGGCTTATGGCACGTTCTGAACTGGCTCTTGCTTCGGAATTTGCCAAAGTAGAGGTGTCTGACTTTGACTCTATTGAAAAAGTAAAGCATTATATTGTTTCAACTATCCATTGTTTAAGAAAATGCAGGCAAAAAGGTGTGGTTGTCCAGTTTGATTCCAAAGAATTTGATCCTGATATTTCAGACTTTGTTAAAATTGGAAAAGGTTCTCTGGGCGGAAAAGCCAGGGGACTTGCTTTTATGTCCAGCCTGCTGCACCAGGTAACAGATATTGCAGAAAAATATCCTGAGATTAATATACTAGTACCTCAAACCCTGGTCATTGCCACAGATGGCTTTGAATCATTTATATCCCTAAATAATCTGCACTACCTCCTTTCCCTGCCTGCTTGTGCTGAAACAGACAGGGAAATCCAGGCACGCTTTTTAAAAGCAGAGATTCCTGGTCAGCTTTATAATGATCTTAAATTGTTCCTGGAAAAAGTCCGCACCCCTCTTTCGGTTCGTTCATCCAGCCTGATGGAAGATGCTCATTTCCAATCTTATTCAGGGCTTTATAAAACATATATGATCCCTAACAACCATCCTGATATTTCTGTACGTCTTCACCATCTTGCAACAGCAGTAAAACTGGTATATGCTTCTACTTATTTTGAAAAACCCAGAAACTTTGCAAAAAATATTTCCTTCCAGTTCCAGGAAGACAGTATGGCTGTCATTATTCAACAATTGGCAGGCCGGCAGTACGGGGATTTTTTTTACCCTTCCATATCTGGAAAAGCTCAATCCTGGAATTTTTATCCTTTTTCTTATATGAAACCTGAAGATGGAATAGCCAGGATTGCCCTGGGGTTTGGAGAAATTCTTGAACAAGGGGAAATTGCCCTGAGATTTTCCCCTTCATATCCTCATTTACTGCCTCAATTTTCAAGTGTTGAAGATATACTTGCATACAGCCAGCGCTTTTTTTATGCTCTCCGCATTGATAATTATCCTGAATCCCTTGATATCAGGGAATCAGGAAACCTTGAAAAAAGGGATGTACATGATGCAGAAGATGAATTTTCAGTTAAAAGCCTTTGCAGTACTTATATTCCCGAAGAAAACAGGATTCGTGACACAGCTTATGTCCAAGGACTTAAAATTTTAACATTTGCTCCTGTTCTAAAATACAATATCCTTCCTTTGCCTGAACTGCTTAAAGACATACTCGAACTTGGACATAAAGGGATGGGAAGTCCGGTAGAGATTGAATTTTCAGTAAATCTGGGACAGGACAAACAAGAAAAACCCAGCTTTTTCTTGCTTCAATTACGTCCCATGTCAGCAGGAAAATTAAACCAGGATGTTCAGATAAGCAGACATGAAATCAAGAATGCCCTTTGTTTTTCAAACCATGCTCTTGGTCATGGCAGTAACCAGGATATAAAAGACATAGTTTTTGTTAAACCTGATGATTTTGATCCAAAAGAAACAATGGCAATTGCAAATGAGATAGGGCAGATAAATGAAGGACTTATTAAAAAAAACAGGCCCTATTTATTGATAGGTCCAGGCAGGTGGGGATCTTCTGACAGATGGCTTGGGATTCCAGTCCAATGGACTGATATATCAGGTGTAAATGCAATAATTGAAGTAAAAGATCCCAGGCTTCCAGCAGAGCCTTCCCAGGGATCCCATTTTTTTCAAAAGATCACTGGTCTGGGGATTCATTATATAACATTAGATCAAAACTCTTCAGACTATCTTGACTGGTCTAAACTCTATTCCATGCCCAAAATTAAGGAAACACGCTTTCTTTGTCATGTCAGGCATGAAAAACCCCTTATTTTAAAAAATGACGGCAGAATTTCCTGCTGTGTTATCCTGACAGCGTAAATCTTTGTTAATTTTTTTGTTGTTTTAAACCAGGCTCTCTGCTATTCTTCCAAAAATTTAACCTGTACAAATATAAAATTTTTCTTATTAACCAGGAGGTATTTTGATGAAGTCAATTAGAATGATACGTTCAGGCAGTCTGCTGCTGTTTACCGCTTTTGTGTTTCTTTTTTTAACCTTATCCTCAGCTTATGCAGCATTAAGTATTTCTCCAATTGAAGATAAGACCGGCAACGAAGATTCGGTTGTTAAAGTAAATTTTTCCTTATCAGGGGATTTAGACGGAATAAGTGTTGAAGTAAGTTCAGATAATACCCAGTTGATTCCTGATAAAAATATAATACATACAGGCTCAGGAGCCAGCCATATACTTACCATTGTCCCTGAACCTGACAAATACGGCCAGGCAGATATAAAAATCATGGTTGAAAGTGATTCTGGTTCTGATTCTGAAACATTCAGACTGGAAATAAAGGCAGTTGACGATAAGCCTGTTGTAACTATACCTGATACTCAATCACTAAATGAAAACTCCGAGCTGGTATTTAATAATGAAAACGGCAACATTGTTACAGTGGACGATATTGATGCAGGCGATAACGAGGTAAAACTAACCATAAGTGCAGAACACGGCACCCTTAAAATTGAAGGCAGTACCCAAGCCAGTATTACCGGCAATAATACAAAAAAGCTTATAATCAAAGGTTCACTTAATAAGATAAACAATGATATTAACGGCCTGATATATAAACCTGAACTAAAATGGAACGGCGAAGAAATCCTGACATTTACAATAGATGACCAGGGCCATACTGGTATGCTGCCCAATCCTTTTTCAGATTCATTAACAGACACAAAAAAACTTACAGTCAGTGTAATTTCTGTAAACGATGCCCCGGTTATAACAATACCCGGCAGCCAGAAAACAGACGAAGATATCCCCCTGATCTTTAATGAAGAAAATAAAAATCAGATACTAGTTGATGATCCTGATTCTGGAGATGGTGAAATAGAGATTTTGCTTAACCTGGATAATGGTGTTTTAATTATATCCAGTGATGTGGAAGCAGTTATAGATGGAAGCAGTTCTGATGAAATGACCATAAGAGGCACCTTAACCCAGGTCAATGAGGCATTAAACGGACTGGAATGCAGATTTGAAAATAACTGGAACGGTGATGCTCAATTAACAATTACTGCTGACGATCTCGGCAATACCGGTGAAGGCGGCCCCTTAACTGACACAAAAACACTTGATATAATAGTTGAACCTGTCAATGATCCCCCTGTAATTTCTCATTCCGGCAGCACTTCAATTGATGAAGATACATCTCTGACAATTGCGGTTACTGTACAAGATCCTGATGCTGGAGACGGCGACATTAACCTATATTTCAGTGTTGATAAAGGCAGCCTTGAAATACCTGAAACCCAGAATGTTGAAATCACAGAAGAAGGCTTAGAAGAGTATAATCTTAAAGGCTCCGCAGCAAATGTCAATCTGGCAATGAAAGAAATTATTTATACTCCTTTTCCCAACTGGAACGGAACTGCTGTTATTGCAATAAAAGCCAATGACAATGGTAACACAGGCGGAGACCCGGAGGAAAGCCAGGAAGCAGAGATTGAAATAAGTATTGCCCCTGTAAACGATGCCCCTGTTATTAACAACAGCTCTGAAATTGCTCTTGATCCCATTGAAATAAATGAGCAGAATTCTCCAGGGGAATCAGTGCGAAATATAATTAAAAATTTAATTGAAGATAAAGATATTACAGAAATACCAGCAGGAATTGCAGTTGTTGCAGCAGATAATGAAAATGGTCTCTGGATGTATTCCATAGATAATATTGACCAAACCTGGCTGAATTTTCCTGAAAACCTGTCAGAAACCACGGCTGTTCTTTTAGATTCCAATGCCCTTATCCGTTTTGTTCCCAACAAAGACTGGGAAGGAAAAGCTGTAATCTCATTTCGTGCATGGGACCTTACAGGGGAAAACGAAAACGGGGATTCAGATGTTGATACAAGTATAAATGGAGGCAGTACGCCATTTAGTGAAGAAATTTTAACTGCATTCATTATAGCAGGAGACCCTGATTTTATTTTTCCCAATGCAGGACCGGATCAGAATGTACTTGAAGGCCAAGAGGTTACCTTAGATAGTTCTGCTTCATCTTATCCTTCAGATACAAATATCACATTTCTCTGGGAACAGACAGAGGGAATTGAAGTAATCCTGTCTGATGCCGGTATAGAAAAACCGGTATTTACAGCCCCCATGACCGAGGGCAGTACCTTAAAACTGACATTTAAATTAACCCTTGCCAATGATGAAAATGAAACCTTTTCAGATACTGTTAATATCAATGTTAAACCAGCAGCTTTATTAATCAAGGCCATAGCAGGTGAAGATCAGGAGGTTATTGAAGGTGATATTGTTACTCTGGATGCTTCTGAATCTGAAATCCCGGAAGGTACTGAAGTAATGATTACCTGGTCCCAGACAGAAGGCACAGCAGTCACCCTTTCAGATATTAATAAAAAGAAACCTGAATTTACAGCCCCGGGTGTTGGTGCAGAAGGTGAAAAACTGACATTTCAGCTTACTATTACAGATATTGAAAACAATGAATATACAGACACCACCATTATCACGGTAAAAGACAGTGAGAGCATTGAAGCAAATGCCGGTGATGACATGGAGGCAATGGAAGGCGAAGAGGTAATGTTAGACGGCTCCAGATCAAAAATTCCTGGAGATTCTGCACTCCCGATTACCTGGACCCAGACAGAAGGTACGATTGTTACTCTTTCAGCAGATAATATTATTAATCCTTCCTTTACAGCACCTGAATTAGATGCAGACGAAGATTTAATCTTTAAACTGACCCTGACAGACAGTGAAGGACAGGAATATACAGATACGGTTACAGTCAAGATAAAAGACGGGGATGCTATTGTGGCAGATGCAGGCATTAATCAAACAGTTATCCAGGGAGAAACTGTTACACTGGATGCCTCAGCTTCAATAGTGCCAGATGACGTAAGCCCATTATATGAATGGAAACAAAAAGATGGAAAGGCCGTTGAACTGTCAAATCCAGCATCTGTGCAGACCACATTTATTGCACCTGATCTTGAAGATGGACAGGAAATGAATCTGGTATTTGAGGTTACAGTAAGCAATAATGCTGAACGCAGTGACAGTGCAGAGGTTGTGATAACAATTGTTGAACAGGCTGTATCTGAACCCCCGGTGGCTGATGCCGGTGCAGATCAGAATGTCAATTCAGGAGCCAGTGTTACACTGGATGCATCAGCATCTTCAGATCCTGATGGAGAAATTAAGGAATACAAATGGGAAGAAATATCCAGTTTTGAAATAAGCCTTTCAGGTGCTGATACTAAAACCGCTGTTTTTACAGCACCTTCAGGAGGAGAAACAGGGAAAACCCTTGAATTTAAGCTGACAATAACAGATAATGATGGAAATAAGGCTGAAGATACAATAAAAATAAATGTTGCAAAAGAATCTGTTATTCCAGGGCCTGGACAGAGTGAAACATTTAAAGAAGGCCAGACAGTTACACTTAATGTTTCTGATACAGGCGATATAGGAACCGTAGTATCATACAATTGGGAGCAAATCTCAGGCCCGGCTGTTGAATTATCTGATCCTCATTCCCCGAATCCGGTCTTTATAGCTCCAATTGTTGGTACTCAAGGTGCTGAAATAGCTTTCAAGGTAACGCTGACTGGTGAAAACGGAACCAGCTCAAACGATACAATTACCATAGGAATCAAAGACAACGGTATTACAGGCTTTCCTGATGATGTCCTGACTTTTACTCCCACAACAACCTCTGTTATGGGAATTAAAACAAATGGGAA from the Desulfonema limicola genome contains:
- a CDS encoding NTP transferase domain-containing protein produces the protein MTKDTNTASIIMAAGRGSRMKSYDGNKTLLPLIPGKSLFEGSYPVLLHILKALPAGPKALVVNYKSEDIKKATQGFDLTYWCQPKLNGTGGAILAVREFIENQSCNSLAVTMGDVPFIKAGTYDRLLDKLDKHHFVILGFVPEDKKRYGVLEIQGDQVKKITEWKYWKDFSEKDQKALTICNSGIYAVRRKCLLDYLPVLESRPQIVHKERNGEMVAVQEYFLTDIVEYMNKDNLSIGYVLTDNEMETMGIDDPASLEKAQQCYKKMQGCA
- a CDS encoding PEP/pyruvate-binding domain-containing protein, translating into MNSKSHNMVNHFAPGAFETRVKVFHELMACKIKEILLISTPYDAFIMEEDGSLTSKIIHEYQGLNLSSPPRITKAFSAKEALEIFMQKKFDLVITMPGLEDMETYPLVMEIKSIKPELPVILLAHSPQDIDQDISNTCKIIDNEFIWTGNSDLLLALIKHVEDSLNVEADTKNGMVRVLILVEDSPFYRSFFLPLIYRAVVKQIRSVLEESLTQEHQLLKMRARPKILVAENFEKALYFFERFRPYVFGIMSDTRFPKDCKITADAGVLLLSHIKKEIPHLPLLLMSSEPENKHRAEDIQAVFIDKNAHDLYARIENFFLNYLGFGDFVFRLPDKTEIGRASNLRSLEKILLQIPDEPVEYNARRHRFSNWLMARSELALASEFAKVEVSDFDSIEKVKHYIVSTIHCLRKCRQKGVVVQFDSKEFDPDISDFVKIGKGSLGGKARGLAFMSSLLHQVTDIAEKYPEINILVPQTLVIATDGFESFISLNNLHYLLSLPACAETDREIQARFLKAEIPGQLYNDLKLFLEKVRTPLSVRSSSLMEDAHFQSYSGLYKTYMIPNNHPDISVRLHHLATAVKLVYASTYFEKPRNFAKNISFQFQEDSMAVIIQQLAGRQYGDFFYPSISGKAQSWNFYPFSYMKPEDGIARIALGFGEILEQGEIALRFSPSYPHLLPQFSSVEDILAYSQRFFYALRIDNYPESLDIRESGNLEKRDVHDAEDEFSVKSLCSTYIPEENRIRDTAYVQGLKILTFAPVLKYNILPLPELLKDILELGHKGMGSPVEIEFSVNLGQDKQEKPSFFLLQLRPMSAGKLNQDVQISRHEIKNALCFSNHALGHGSNQDIKDIVFVKPDDFDPKETMAIANEIGQINEGLIKKNRPYLLIGPGRWGSSDRWLGIPVQWTDISGVNAIIEVKDPRLPAEPSQGSHFFQKITGLGIHYITLDQNSSDYLDWSKLYSMPKIKETRFLCHVRHEKPLILKNDGRISCCVILTA